A genomic window from Halorussus rarus includes:
- a CDS encoding NAD(P)/FAD-dependent oxidoreductase, whose product MTDIAVVGAGVAGLGAAYALREADAEVTVFERRESVGGRAATRRRNGCVYDVGANYCKDEDERIADLISGELADGLVEAEGPVWTFDADGDISEGRGDDARKWTYREGLATLGERLREAGGATVRTGTEVARLVGEDDGWRLGTKATADASDPQADEFAGETNPAEADAFEADAVVLTPPAPTTAYLLDRADWDDSLRADLVEAAADVPYRTILTVALHYPDRTDAPYYALVNADKDHDLGWVAREECKPGHVPDGESLLVVQPSLEWSRHRYDDPDDEIAVAAADRAAELLGDPDRYEFDWADAVRWRDALPDAGADRDVLDRGADADLFFAGDWVAGEGRVHAALRSGLDAGERVAERL is encoded by the coding sequence ATGACTGACATCGCCGTGGTGGGCGCGGGCGTCGCCGGCCTCGGGGCCGCCTACGCGCTCCGGGAAGCCGACGCCGAGGTCACCGTCTTCGAGCGCCGCGAGTCGGTCGGCGGCCGGGCGGCGACGCGCCGCCGCAACGGCTGCGTCTACGACGTCGGCGCGAACTACTGTAAAGACGAAGACGAGCGCATCGCCGACCTCATCTCGGGCGAACTCGCCGACGGACTGGTCGAGGCCGAGGGGCCGGTGTGGACCTTCGACGCCGACGGCGACATCTCGGAGGGTCGCGGCGACGACGCCCGCAAGTGGACCTACCGCGAGGGGCTGGCGACGCTCGGCGAGCGCCTCCGCGAGGCCGGCGGCGCGACAGTCCGGACCGGCACCGAGGTCGCGCGGCTCGTCGGCGAGGACGACGGCTGGCGGCTCGGCACGAAGGCCACCGCCGACGCGAGCGACCCCCAGGCCGACGAGTTCGCGGGCGAGACGAACCCCGCCGAGGCCGACGCGTTCGAGGCCGACGCGGTCGTGCTGACGCCGCCCGCGCCGACGACCGCCTACCTGCTCGATCGGGCCGACTGGGACGACTCGCTCCGGGCGGACCTCGTCGAAGCCGCGGCCGACGTGCCCTACCGGACCATCCTCACGGTCGCGCTCCACTACCCCGACCGGACCGACGCGCCGTACTACGCGCTCGTCAACGCCGACAAGGACCACGACCTCGGCTGGGTCGCCCGCGAGGAGTGCAAGCCCGGCCACGTCCCGGACGGCGAGAGCCTGCTCGTCGTCCAGCCCTCGCTCGAGTGGTCCCGGCACCGGTACGACGACCCCGACGACGAGATCGCGGTCGCGGCGGCCGACCGCGCCGCCGAACTGCTCGGCGACCCCGACAGGTACGAGTTCGACTGGGCCGACGCGGTGCGGTGGCGCGACGCGCTCCCCGACGCCGGGGCCGACCGCGACGTCCTCGACCGCGGGGCCGACGCCGACCTGTTCTTCGCCGGCGACTGGGTGGCCGGCGAGGGTCGGGTCCACGCCGCGCTCCGGAGCGGGCTGGACGCGGGCGAACGGGTCGCCGAGCGGCTCTAG
- a CDS encoding DUF7530 family protein, which produces MNRERPDGGSDADAGGDNRDGADPATRYGETWVYESIVGAIPGLGLSPPVAVVVQFAVFEGLVLALAAAYDLWAAVPAGTAAVGVAAAGSYLMLALGGEIRRVETPEPYRRLLFSSSIEVVLGVLAFVALLTVLFSADARTGGVSPFARLLGDAPPAPAVYLALLVLWDLCYRIGTGWWASLTGLWRTLRYRDRFDAPTRAGLRRVDLLTVGFALVQLLLVPFVRDRPLLVAAVVGHVVAVTLVSGASVLLLGRDRD; this is translated from the coding sequence ATGAACCGAGAGCGCCCGGACGGCGGCAGCGACGCCGACGCCGGCGGCGACAACCGAGACGGGGCGGACCCCGCGACCCGATACGGGGAGACCTGGGTCTACGAGAGCATCGTGGGGGCGATTCCCGGCCTCGGGCTCTCGCCGCCGGTGGCCGTCGTCGTCCAGTTCGCGGTGTTCGAGGGGCTGGTGCTTGCGCTCGCCGCGGCGTACGACCTCTGGGCCGCGGTGCCGGCCGGCACGGCCGCGGTGGGGGTCGCGGCAGCGGGGAGCTACCTCATGCTGGCGCTCGGCGGCGAGATACGCCGGGTCGAGACCCCAGAGCCGTACCGCCGGCTGCTCTTCTCGTCGAGCATCGAGGTGGTGCTGGGCGTGCTTGCGTTCGTCGCGCTGCTGACCGTCCTGTTCTCGGCCGACGCCCGGACCGGCGGGGTGTCGCCGTTCGCGCGCCTGCTCGGCGACGCTCCGCCCGCACCGGCGGTCTACCTCGCGCTGCTGGTGCTGTGGGACCTCTGCTACCGCATCGGCACGGGGTGGTGGGCCAGCCTCACCGGGCTCTGGCGGACGCTCCGATACCGCGACCGGTTCGACGCCCCGACCCGGGCCGGTCTGCGCCGGGTCGACCTGCTGACCGTCGGGTTCGCGCTGGTGCAACTGCTGCTGGTGCCGTTCGTCCGGGACCGGCCGCTGCTGGTCGCGGCGGTCGTCGGGCACGTCGTCGCGGTGACGCTGGTCTCGGGCGCGTCGGTGCTCCTGCTCGGCCGTGACCGCGACTAG
- a CDS encoding NAD(P)H-binding protein has protein sequence MRVLVTGATGFVGGHLVPALLDAGHDVVALVRDASRYDAPGGVEVAEADLLDRKSLAGVFERVDAAYYLVHSMRTGGDFAERDRLAARNFVEAARGSPLRRVVYLGGLGETGDALSAHLASRREVETVLAESEDFALTTLRAAVIVGDGSASFRMIRELVAKLPVMVAPRWVRNECQPVAVADVVAYLVGVLDVPETAGGTYEIGGPEVLTYGEMLRRTGRVMGREPRIVPVPVLTPTLSTYWVDLVTGVPKSIAHPLIAGLKNPVVADDAAIRELVPVDLTPFDEAVGRALAAEEARADWTASNVAADGDAAGKR, from the coding sequence ATGCGCGTGCTGGTCACCGGGGCGACCGGGTTCGTCGGCGGCCACCTCGTGCCCGCGCTGCTCGACGCGGGCCACGACGTGGTCGCGCTCGTGCGGGACGCGAGCCGGTACGACGCTCCCGGCGGGGTAGAAGTCGCGGAGGCCGACCTGCTCGACCGCAAGAGCCTGGCGGGAGTCTTCGAGCGAGTCGACGCGGCCTACTACCTCGTCCACTCCATGCGGACCGGCGGCGACTTCGCCGAGCGCGACCGGCTCGCGGCGCGCAACTTCGTCGAGGCCGCCCGCGGGTCGCCCCTCCGTCGGGTGGTCTACCTCGGCGGGCTGGGCGAGACCGGCGACGCGCTCTCGGCGCACCTGGCGTCCCGGCGCGAAGTCGAGACCGTCCTGGCCGAGAGCGAGGACTTCGCGCTGACGACGCTCCGCGCGGCCGTCATCGTCGGCGACGGGAGCGCGAGCTTCCGGATGATCCGCGAGCTCGTCGCGAAGCTCCCGGTGATGGTCGCGCCGCGGTGGGTCCGCAACGAGTGCCAGCCCGTCGCGGTCGCCGACGTGGTGGCCTACCTCGTCGGCGTCCTCGACGTCCCCGAGACCGCGGGCGGGACCTACGAGATCGGCGGTCCCGAGGTGCTGACCTACGGCGAGATGCTGCGCCGGACCGGCCGCGTGATGGGCCGGGAGCCCCGCATCGTCCCGGTGCCGGTGCTGACGCCGACCCTGTCGACCTACTGGGTCGACCTGGTGACCGGCGTGCCGAAGTCCATCGCCCACCCGCTCATCGCGGGGCTGAAGAACCCGGTCGTCGCCGACGACGCCGCCATCCGCGAACTGGTCCCGGTCGACCTGACGCCGTTCGACGAGGCCGTCGGGCGCGCGCTGGCGGCCGAGGAGGCCCGCGCAGACTGGACGGCGAGCAACGTGGCGGCGGACGGAGACGCGGCGGGAAAGCGATGA
- a CDS encoding Hvo_1808 family surface protein: protein MTNRQFAVVACLLMLCWSAAGAGAAGGAATGDAMPGTTGDAMAGTAGDRAANAAAQATEISSCRTIARPGRYVLTGDIENSSADTCIRIRASDVVLDGNGHAVDGVTTSDPDALTDRFFGGRVNPFGAGATVGVAATANRRLSNVTVTDLTVTDWRWGVVASGVRNGRLAGVRAENNGFGVTAIASPGATVTDGAVDGNAVLGVGAFRSDRVRVANVTAAGNGFAGVYLSGGTGGTVADVTARDNDLAGVLLESTTGASVTGGTASDNRVGVTLLFASGTDVRRTAVVGNGLAGVRAVNATGTTVFGVSATNNNLAGVLLENGTEASVVATDASRNQYGVYAFRAADAAVTDSTAENGSIGVFYRNVTGGAVTGNAVLNNRIGGVTLENSTGVRVASNRDGAVVFDSTGDETIGVEGGVRYDDAIAANQSDGLTDRELRAYVYRAIARAEHLRQLEYTGSVSLEVVSRDELERRSRGERNDSGLASAWDNQFWEALFVVGEDANATAEMNAESTRIGGFYHPLTDKLVVVSEEADPVAISSTTLVHEFVHALQDQHFDLTRRDLAPAREDAFNARNALVEGDARYADERFEALCGVAWNCLQVEAREPSGGNVSPTRNFAMRQLALAPYSDGPGYVEDLRERGGWDAVNDAYDDLPASTEQILHPERRNEPPVRLDFEDTARGDWRQFDTSLLAFRGTDGSTTVGEVGIFAMLWYQGYEYDNEIIGVNEHLFPNGGTYDWFNYTSAPSTGWGNDVFVPYRTADADGDETVFGGPSAPDNDTEYGYVWLTAWDTDRDAREFHRAYREVLAGHGAERVGPNTRVVESGPFADAFRVVRDGRNVTVVNAPTVADLADLRPGLAGSGNAGGGNATTGAANPNAAMDGTGTGTTTTVSG, encoded by the coding sequence ATGACGAACAGACAGTTCGCGGTCGTCGCCTGCCTGCTGATGCTGTGCTGGTCGGCGGCGGGGGCAGGGGCGGCAGGGGGAGCGGCGACGGGAGACGCGATGCCGGGGACGACGGGCGACGCGATGGCGGGAACAGCGGGGGACCGGGCGGCGAACGCGGCGGCGCAGGCGACAGAAATCTCGTCGTGCAGAACCATCGCGCGGCCGGGGCGATACGTCCTGACCGGCGACATCGAGAACAGTTCGGCCGACACCTGCATCAGGATTCGAGCGAGCGACGTCGTCCTCGACGGGAACGGCCACGCGGTCGACGGGGTGACGACCAGCGACCCGGACGCGCTGACCGACCGGTTCTTCGGCGGGCGGGTCAACCCGTTCGGGGCCGGCGCCACGGTCGGGGTGGCCGCGACCGCGAACCGCCGGCTGTCGAACGTGACCGTGACCGACCTGACCGTCACCGACTGGCGGTGGGGCGTCGTCGCCTCCGGCGTCCGGAACGGTCGACTCGCCGGCGTCCGCGCCGAGAACAACGGATTCGGCGTGACGGCGATCGCGTCGCCCGGAGCGACGGTCACCGACGGCGCGGTCGACGGCAACGCCGTCCTCGGGGTCGGCGCGTTCCGGAGCGACCGGGTGCGGGTCGCGAACGTCACCGCCGCCGGAAACGGATTCGCCGGCGTCTACCTCTCCGGCGGGACCGGCGGCACCGTCGCGGACGTCACCGCCCGGGATAACGACCTCGCGGGTGTCCTGCTCGAATCGACCACCGGGGCCAGCGTCACCGGCGGGACCGCGTCGGACAACCGGGTCGGCGTCACCCTGCTGTTCGCGTCCGGGACCGACGTGCGGCGCACCGCCGTGGTCGGGAACGGCCTTGCCGGCGTCCGCGCCGTCAACGCGACCGGAACGACAGTGTTCGGCGTCTCGGCGACGAACAACAACCTCGCCGGGGTGCTTCTCGAGAACGGCACCGAGGCCAGCGTGGTCGCGACCGACGCCTCGCGCAACCAGTACGGCGTCTACGCGTTCCGGGCGGCCGACGCCGCCGTGACCGACTCGACGGCCGAGAACGGCTCCATCGGCGTCTTCTACCGCAACGTCACCGGCGGGGCGGTCACCGGGAACGCGGTCCTGAACAACCGGATCGGCGGCGTCACGCTCGAGAACTCGACCGGCGTCCGGGTGGCGAGCAACCGCGACGGCGCGGTCGTCTTCGACTCGACCGGCGACGAGACCATCGGCGTCGAGGGCGGCGTCCGGTACGACGACGCCATCGCCGCGAACCAGTCCGACGGGCTCACCGACCGGGAGCTCCGGGCGTACGTCTACCGGGCCATCGCCCGCGCCGAACACCTCCGCCAGCTGGAGTACACCGGGTCGGTGTCGTTGGAGGTCGTCAGTCGGGACGAACTCGAGCGCCGGTCGCGGGGCGAGCGCAACGACTCCGGCCTCGCCTCGGCGTGGGACAACCAGTTCTGGGAGGCGCTGTTCGTCGTCGGCGAGGACGCGAACGCGACCGCCGAGATGAACGCCGAGTCCACCCGGATCGGCGGCTTCTACCACCCGCTGACCGACAAGCTGGTCGTGGTCTCGGAGGAGGCCGATCCCGTCGCGATCAGCAGCACGACGCTGGTCCACGAGTTCGTCCACGCGCTCCAGGACCAGCACTTCGACCTCACGCGCCGGGACCTGGCTCCCGCGCGGGAGGACGCGTTCAACGCCCGCAACGCGCTGGTCGAGGGCGACGCCCGGTACGCCGACGAGCGGTTCGAGGCGCTCTGCGGGGTGGCGTGGAACTGCCTCCAGGTCGAAGCGAGGGAACCCAGCGGGGGGAACGTCTCGCCGACGCGGAACTTCGCGATGCGCCAGCTCGCGCTGGCGCCGTACTCCGACGGACCGGGGTACGTCGAGGACCTGCGCGAGCGGGGCGGCTGGGACGCGGTGAACGACGCCTACGACGACCTGCCGGCCAGCACCGAGCAGATACTCCACCCAGAGCGCCGGAACGAGCCCCCCGTCCGGCTCGACTTCGAGGATACGGCGCGGGGCGACTGGCGGCAGTTCGACACCTCGCTGCTCGCGTTCCGGGGCACCGACGGGAGCACGACCGTCGGGGAGGTCGGCATCTTCGCGATGCTGTGGTACCAGGGCTACGAGTACGACAACGAGATAATCGGGGTGAACGAGCACCTGTTCCCGAACGGCGGCACGTACGACTGGTTCAACTACACCAGCGCGCCCTCGACGGGGTGGGGTAACGACGTGTTCGTGCCGTACCGGACGGCCGACGCCGACGGGGACGAGACCGTGTTCGGCGGGCCGAGCGCCCCCGATAACGACACCGAGTACGGCTACGTCTGGCTGACCGCGTGGGACACCGACCGCGACGCCCGGGAGTTCCACCGGGCGTACCGCGAGGTGCTCGCCGGCCACGGCGCCGAGCGGGTCGGGCCGAACACCCGGGTCGTCGAGTCGGGGCCGTTCGCCGACGCCTTCCGGGTGGTCCGGGACGGCCGGAACGTCACCGTCGTGAACGCCCCGACCGTCGCCGACCTCGCGGACCTGCGGCCCGGTCTCGCGGGCAGCGGGAACGCGGGAGGCGGGAACGCGACGACCGGCGCGGCGAATCCGAACGCGGCGATGGACGGAACGGGGACTGGCACGACGACGACCGTCTCCGGGTGA
- the metX gene encoding homoserine O-acetyltransferase MetX — MNRTRDTAALGEFEFECGRSVPLEVSYETYGEYDGDNAVLVCHALTGSAHVTGPKRGDEGTDGQAAAWWSDVVGPGKAVDTREYYVVCANVPGSCYGTTGPASEDPETGEPYGTDFPAVTVGDWTRAQARLLDHLGVGPLHAVIGGSVGGMNVLEWAKRYPERVDRVIPVAAAARLDPQMLAIDAIARRAITTDPNWNGGDYYGEDQEEPHDGLAVARQLGHVGYLSKESMDRKFGRRSAGRAAMADAFAPDDPAADFFPYREVESYLDYQAEKFVERFDANSYLYLTRAMDDYDLGEGYDSDADALAGFSGEALVVSFTGDWHFTVEQAERLAAAFETAGVDVANHVVESDHGHDAFLVEPEEVGPPVRDFLAAGVEGRAVSDADEREFAPVHASLFGD; from the coding sequence ATGAACCGGACGCGCGACACCGCCGCCCTCGGGGAGTTCGAGTTCGAGTGCGGCCGGTCGGTCCCGCTGGAGGTCTCCTACGAGACCTACGGCGAGTACGACGGCGACAACGCGGTGCTGGTCTGTCACGCCCTGACCGGCAGCGCCCACGTCACCGGCCCGAAGCGCGGCGACGAGGGGACCGACGGCCAGGCCGCGGCGTGGTGGAGCGACGTGGTCGGCCCGGGCAAGGCGGTCGACACCCGCGAGTACTACGTGGTCTGCGCGAACGTCCCGGGGTCGTGCTACGGCACGACCGGCCCGGCCAGCGAGGACCCCGAGACCGGCGAGCCCTACGGCACCGACTTCCCGGCCGTGACGGTCGGCGACTGGACCCGGGCGCAGGCCCGGCTGCTCGACCACCTCGGGGTCGGCCCGCTCCACGCCGTCATCGGCGGGAGCGTCGGCGGCATGAACGTCCTCGAGTGGGCCAAGCGCTACCCCGAGCGCGTCGACCGGGTGATCCCGGTCGCCGCCGCGGCCCGGCTCGACCCCCAGATGCTCGCCATCGACGCCATCGCCCGCCGGGCCATCACCACCGACCCGAACTGGAACGGCGGCGACTACTACGGGGAGGACCAAGAGGAACCCCACGACGGCCTGGCGGTCGCCCGCCAGCTGGGCCACGTCGGTTACCTCTCGAAGGAGTCGATGGACCGGAAGTTCGGCCGGCGGTCGGCGGGCCGGGCCGCGATGGCCGACGCCTTCGCGCCCGACGACCCCGCCGCGGACTTCTTCCCGTACCGGGAGGTCGAGTCGTACCTCGACTACCAGGCCGAGAAGTTCGTCGAGCGGTTCGACGCCAACAGCTACCTCTACCTCACGCGGGCGATGGACGACTACGACCTCGGCGAGGGGTACGACTCGGATGCCGACGCCCTGGCGGGGTTCTCGGGCGAGGCGCTCGTGGTCAGCTTCACCGGCGACTGGCACTTCACGGTCGAGCAGGCCGAGCGCCTCGCGGCCGCGTTCGAGACCGCGGGCGTCGACGTGGCCAACCACGTCGTCGAGAGCGACCACGGCCACGACGCCTTCCTCGTCGAACCCGAGGAGGTCGGCCCGCCGGTCCGTGACTTCCTCGCGGCGGGCGTCGAGGGGCGGGCGGTCAGCGACGCCGACGAGCGGGAGTTCGCGCCGGTCCACGCCAGCCTGTTCGGCGACTGA
- a CDS encoding O-acetylhomoserine aminocarboxypropyltransferase/cysteine synthase family protein: MTSEDDQPRFDTRSLHAGHGADPATGARAPPIYQTTSYQFDDADRAAELYALDAEGDIYSRISNPTVRALEERLNSLEGGAGAVATASGMAAFDSLVLVLAGQGDNVVCSTDTYGGTTAHLSHTASKRGVEPRFVDTLDYEAYEAAVDDDTAFVHVETVGNPSLVTPDFERVASIAHDAGAPLVVDNTFATPYLCNPLDHGADVVWESTTKWLHGSGTTVGGVLVDGGSFDWQAHADDYPELAGDNPAYHDTDFSADFADAPLAAAVRFRALRSLGNQQSPFDAWQTLQGLESFPLRMQRHCENAAILAEYLAERDDVAWVAYPGLESHETHDNASEYLDGGYGGMIAFGLEDGFEAGKRFCERVELASFLANVGDAKTLVIHPASTTHAQLSPEEQRDAGVSPDLVRVSVGIEDPADLLADVEQAIEAATGGSSESATDASATPTEDA, encoded by the coding sequence ATGACCTCCGAGGACGACCAGCCGCGCTTCGACACGCGGAGCCTCCACGCGGGCCACGGGGCCGACCCCGCGACGGGGGCGCGAGCGCCGCCCATCTACCAGACCACCTCCTACCAGTTCGACGACGCCGACCGCGCCGCCGAGCTCTACGCGCTCGACGCCGAGGGCGACATCTACTCGCGCATCTCGAACCCCACGGTCCGGGCGCTGGAGGAGCGGCTCAACTCGCTGGAGGGCGGCGCCGGGGCGGTCGCCACCGCCAGCGGGATGGCGGCGTTCGACTCGCTGGTCCTCGTCCTCGCCGGGCAGGGCGACAACGTGGTCTGCTCGACCGACACCTACGGCGGCACCACCGCCCACCTCAGCCACACCGCGAGCAAGCGCGGGGTCGAACCCCGGTTCGTCGACACCCTCGACTACGAGGCCTACGAGGCGGCGGTCGACGACGACACCGCGTTCGTCCACGTCGAGACCGTCGGCAACCCCTCGCTGGTGACCCCCGACTTCGAGCGCGTCGCGTCCATCGCCCACGACGCCGGCGCGCCGCTCGTCGTCGACAACACGTTCGCGACGCCGTACCTCTGCAACCCCCTCGACCACGGCGCCGACGTCGTCTGGGAGTCGACCACCAAGTGGCTCCACGGCAGCGGGACCACGGTCGGCGGCGTGCTGGTCGACGGCGGGAGCTTCGACTGGCAGGCCCACGCCGACGACTACCCCGAACTCGCCGGCGACAACCCCGCCTACCACGACACCGACTTCTCGGCGGACTTCGCGGACGCGCCGCTGGCCGCGGCGGTGCGATTCCGGGCGCTCCGGAGCCTCGGCAACCAGCAGTCGCCGTTCGACGCCTGGCAGACCCTCCAGGGCCTCGAATCGTTTCCCCTGCGCATGCAGCGCCACTGCGAGAACGCGGCAATCCTGGCGGAGTACCTCGCGGAGCGCGACGACGTTGCGTGGGTGGCGTACCCCGGCCTGGAGAGCCACGAGACCCACGACAACGCCAGCGAGTACCTCGACGGCGGGTACGGCGGGATGATCGCGTTCGGCCTAGAAGACGGTTTCGAGGCCGGCAAGCGGTTCTGCGAGCGCGTCGAGCTCGCCAGCTTCCTCGCCAACGTCGGCGACGCCAAGACGCTGGTCATCCACCCCGCGAGCACGACCCACGCTCAGCTCTCGCCCGAGGAACAGCGCGACGCCGGCGTCTCGCCCGACCTCGTCCGGGTCTCGGTCGGTATCGAGGACCCCGCTGACCTGCTCGCGGACGTCGAGCAGGCCATCGAGGCGGCGACGGGCGGCAGTAGTGAAAGTGCGACCGACGCGTCCGCGACACCGACGGAGGACGCATGA
- a CDS encoding family 43 glycosylhydrolase yields MNRRELLAGAGVAGFGTVETVGSALADTAPRERQSHETYRNPVSDRIFPDPDVLRIGDTYYAYGTYHPWTPGEGPDRQLVPILRSPNLVDWEPVGPAFEQKPPWSRYRGLWAPGVGRLDGRTLLYYSDSKFGADNPGVGVATAPEPAGPFEPRGGLFRSEGIGVPNSIDPMLFEADAPYLFWGSHRGIYGVRLADDGLSTAGEKFRIAGDGVEAPYVVERDGSYYFFGSRGTCCAGAESTYHLVVGRAEQLRGPYRNREGERLTADGATGTTILDGGEQFLAPGHCAVVRDGNGGWWLLYHAYVAGNARVGDTPRRVLMLDRIRWVNGWPVVGEDGTPSARGTVPPAEE; encoded by the coding sequence GTGAACCGGCGCGAACTGCTCGCCGGCGCGGGGGTCGCGGGCTTCGGAACAGTCGAGACTGTCGGCTCCGCTCTCGCAGACACCGCCCCGCGAGAGCGCCAGTCGCACGAGACCTATCGGAATCCCGTCTCCGACCGCATCTTCCCCGACCCCGACGTGCTCCGGATCGGCGATACCTACTACGCCTACGGCACCTACCATCCCTGGACGCCGGGCGAGGGTCCCGACCGACAACTGGTCCCAATCCTGCGGTCGCCGAACCTCGTCGACTGGGAGCCGGTCGGCCCGGCCTTCGAGCAGAAACCGCCGTGGTCGCGCTATCGGGGCCTGTGGGCGCCCGGCGTCGGCCGACTCGACGGCCGGACGCTGCTCTACTACTCCGACTCGAAGTTCGGCGCCGACAACCCGGGCGTCGGCGTCGCCACCGCGCCCGAGCCCGCCGGTCCTTTCGAGCCTCGGGGCGGCCTGTTCCGGAGCGAGGGCATCGGCGTCCCCAACTCCATCGACCCGATGCTGTTCGAGGCCGACGCGCCGTACCTGTTCTGGGGGAGCCACCGGGGTATCTACGGCGTCCGGCTGGCCGACGACGGCCTCTCGACCGCGGGCGAGAAGTTCCGGATCGCGGGCGATGGCGTCGAGGCGCCCTACGTCGTCGAGCGGGACGGCTCCTACTACTTCTTCGGCTCGCGGGGCACCTGCTGCGCGGGCGCCGAGAGCACCTACCACCTCGTCGTCGGCCGGGCCGAGCAGTTGCGGGGCCCCTACCGCAACCGCGAGGGGGAGCGGCTCACGGCCGACGGAGCGACCGGGACGACCATCCTCGACGGCGGCGAGCAGTTCCTCGCGCCGGGCCACTGCGCGGTCGTCCGCGACGGGAACGGCGGGTGGTGGCTGCTCTACCACGCCTACGTCGCGGGGAACGCGCGGGTCGGCGACACCCCGCGTCGAGTCCTCATGCTCGACCGAATCCGGTGGGTGAACGGGTGGCCGGTGGTCGGGGAGGACGGCACGCCGAGCGCGAGGGGGACGGTTCCGCCGGCCGAGGAGTAA
- a CDS encoding S66 family peptidase — protein sequence MTDFVVPPALDRGDRVAVVAPGSNRATDFPHVYELGLERLREVFDLEPVEYPTATRDSEYLYDHPEERARDVMDAFADPDIAGVVTVIGGFDQVRILRHLDPEVLRENPTRFYGISDNTNLACYLWNLGIVSFYGGTVMTDLAMQGSMHDYTVEHLETAFFADDLSAFGELRPAQRFTDEDLDWGDPDNLDEHREMEPADGRTWRGADRAVSGRTWGGCVSTLDMQFRTDRFLPAPEDLDGRILLLETSEELPSAMDVRQFLIGLGERGLLERFAGVLVGRAKARNPVEDPGPEARAEYRQNQRETVAEVLAEYNPDAPVVLDVEFGHTAPVVPIPIGGRVEIDPTSETVAYR from the coding sequence ATGACCGACTTCGTCGTCCCGCCGGCGCTCGACCGCGGCGACCGGGTGGCCGTCGTCGCGCCCGGGTCGAACCGGGCGACCGACTTCCCGCACGTCTACGAGCTCGGCCTCGAGCGCCTCCGGGAGGTGTTCGACCTCGAACCGGTCGAGTACCCCACCGCGACGCGGGACAGCGAGTACCTCTACGACCACCCCGAGGAGCGGGCGCGGGACGTGATGGACGCCTTCGCCGACCCCGACATCGCGGGGGTCGTCACCGTCATCGGCGGGTTCGACCAGGTCCGCATCCTGCGCCACCTCGACCCCGAGGTGCTCCGCGAGAACCCCACGCGGTTCTACGGCATCAGCGACAATACCAACCTCGCGTGCTACCTCTGGAACCTCGGTATCGTCTCGTTCTACGGCGGGACCGTGATGACCGACCTCGCCATGCAGGGGTCGATGCACGACTACACCGTCGAGCACCTCGAAACGGCGTTCTTCGCCGACGACCTCTCGGCGTTCGGCGAGCTCCGGCCCGCCCAGCGATTCACCGACGAGGACCTCGACTGGGGCGACCCCGACAATCTCGACGAGCACCGGGAGATGGAGCCCGCGGACGGCCGGACCTGGCGCGGCGCCGACCGCGCCGTCTCGGGCCGGACGTGGGGCGGGTGCGTGTCCACCTTGGACATGCAGTTCCGGACCGACCGATTCCTGCCGGCGCCCGAGGACCTCGACGGCCGGATCCTCTTGCTGGAGACCTCGGAGGAGCTCCCCTCGGCGATGGACGTCCGACAGTTCCTCATCGGACTGGGCGAGCGCGGCCTCCTGGAACGGTTCGCCGGCGTCCTCGTCGGCCGTGCCAAGGCCCGCAACCCCGTCGAGGACCCCGGTCCCGAGGCCCGGGCCGAGTACCGGCAGAACCAGCGAGAGACCGTCGCGGAGGTGCTCGCGGAGTACAACCCCGACGCGCCCGTCGTCCTCGACGTGGAGTTCGGTCACACCGCTCCGGTCGTGCCGATTCCGATCGGCGGTCGCGTGGAGATCGACCCGACGAGCGAGACCGTCGCGTACCGGTAG